Proteins co-encoded in one Prunus persica cultivar Lovell chromosome G6, Prunus_persica_NCBIv2, whole genome shotgun sequence genomic window:
- the LOC109949980 gene encoding G-type lectin S-receptor-like serine/threonine-protein kinase LECRK2, whose translation MVFSVLDLLCFFLFMTLPYSTIAQTSRNISSGSSPLTARNDDNSSWPSPSGEFAFGFRQIGKDGFLLAIWFNNIPERAIVWSANGNNLVPQGSQVELTSDGQFILKDATGNRIWYVESTDTEVAYAAMLDTGNFVLANRNSSTFWQSFDHPTDTILPTQTLNQNSSLYARYTATNYSRGRFLFVLQSDGNLVLSTTNFPQDSANSAYWSAETTNIGFQVIFNQSGPIYVVSRNGSVLKTILPTSVSTQNYYQRVTLEYDGVLRHYFYPKSASSIAEPRAWSTAVSIPQNICLSIQEDMGRGACGINSLCRLGDEGPICDCPRGYTSIDPNDVRKGCKQNFVPQSCDQVSPEHLFDFEVMQNTNFPLGDYEHFTEVTENWCRQNCLDDCFCAVAIVNSGGHCFKKRLPFSNGMIGPSVNAKALIKFGKDNSTLRSGGGAITKEKDNSTLILVGSVLMSSSGFLNILLPLITYLVVSRVYSRKAKVTQPHPVMSGMNLKDFTYEELKKVTNEFKDEIGRGASATVFKGVLASDTGRCVAVKRLDAKVRENDLEFKAEMSAIGRTNHRNLVQLLGFCNEGEHRILVYEFMSNGSLAGLLFGESMPNWYQRRQIALGIASGLLYLHEECSSQIVHCDIKPQNILLDDCFTARISDFGLAKLLRLDQTRSMTAIRGTRGYVAPEWFRSLPITVKVDVYSYGILLLEIIFCRKHFVEVADNEDEMILADWAYDCYMQKKLHWLFKNDEEEINDINEMEKYVMIAIWCIQEDPSLRPTMKKVTLMLEGTVEVSAPPPLS comes from the coding sequence ATGGTTTTTTCCGTGCTCGATCTTCTCtgcttcttccttttcatgACTCTCCCATATTCCACCATAGCTCAAACATCCAGAAACATATCTTCAGGCTCATCCCCCCTCACTGCACGAAATGACGATAACTCATCGTGGCCATCGCCATCTGGTGAGTTTGCTTTTGGTTTCCGACAGATTGGAAAAGATGGGTTCTTACTGGCCATCTGGTTCAATAATATACCAGAGAGAGCTATTGTCTGGTCAGCCAATGGGAATAATCTTGTGCCACAAGGATCCCAAGTTGAACTTACAAGTGATGGCCAGTTTATTCTCAAAGATGCAACTGGCAACAGAATATGGTATGTTGAATCTACTGATACTGAAGTTGCCTACGCAGCCATGCTAGACACTGGAAATTTCGTGCTGGCCAACCGAAATTCAAGCACGTTCTGGCAGAGTTTTGATCACCCAACTGATACAATCCTGCCAACACAGACTCTAAATCAAAACAGCAGCCTCTATGCTCGCTACACGGCTACAAATTACTCAAGAGGTAGATTCCTGTTTGTACTACAATCTGATGGAAATCTCGTGCTTTCCACTACAAATTTCCCACAAGACTCTGCCAATTCTGCTTATTGGTCAGCCGAAACTACAAATATTGGATTTCAGGTCATCTTCAACCAGTCTGGCCCCATTTACGTTGTATCCAGGAATGGAAGCGTACTAAAAACCATATTACCAACTTCAGTTTCAACACAAAATTACTACCAAAGAGTAACTTTAGAGTATGATGGAGTTTTGAGGCACTATTTCTATCCTAAAAGTGCTAGCTCGATTGCTGAACCCAGGGCTTGGTCTACTGCAGTTTCCATACCTCAAAATATCTGCTTGTCAATTCAGGAAGATATGGGCCGTGGTGCATGTGGAATCAACAGCTTATGTAGGCTTGGAGATGAAGGACCAATTTGCGACTGCCCTCGTGGTTACACCTCTATTGATCCAAACGATGTGCGCAAAGGATGTAAACAAAACTTTGTTCCACAAAGTTGTGACCAGGTCTCACCAGAGCATCTTTTTGACTTTGAAGTcatgcaaaacacaaattttccaCTTGGAGATTATGAGCATTTTACGGAGGTAACTGAGAATTGGTGCAGACAGAATTGCCTAGATGATTGTTTTTGTGCTGTTGCAATTGTCAACTCCGGTGGACACTGTTTCAAGAAGAGACTTCCTTTTTCGAATGGGATGATTGGCCCTAGTGTTAATGCAAAAGCTCTGATCAAATTTGGGAAAGACAACTCTACTTTAAGGTCAGGTGGAGGTGCAATcacaaaagagaaagataatTCAACTCTGATACTTGTTGGATCAGTGCTCATGAGTAGCTCGGGGTTCCTGAACATCCTCTTACCATTAATAACCTATTTGGTTGTTTCTCGCGTCTATTCTAGAAAAGCAAAGGTCACTCAACCTCACCCAGTCATGTCAGGCATGAATTTGAAGGATTTCACTTATGAGGAGCTAAAAAAAGTTACGAACGAATTCAAGGACGAAATAGGACGTGGTGCTTCTGCAACAGTTTTTAAAGGAGTTTTAGCGTCTGATACTGGAAGGTGTGTTGCTGTCAAACGTTTAGACGCTAAGGTCAGAGAAAATGATTTGGAATTCAAAGCTGAAATGAGTGCTATTGGCAGAACAAATCACCGAAATTTAGTCCAGCTACTTGGATTTTGTAACGAGGGGGAGCACCGAATTCTTGTATATGAGTTTATGAGCAATGGCTCTCTAGCAGGCTTACTCTTTGGAGAATCAATGCCAAACTGGTACCAGAGAAGGCAAATTGCCTTGGGAATTGCAAGTGGGCTTTTGTATTTGCATGAGGAATGCAGCAGCCAAATTGTTCATTGTGACATCAAGCCTCAAAACATTCTTCTTGATGACTGTTTCACAGCAAGAATTTCTGACTTCGGATTAGCGAAGCTTTTGAGATTGGACCAGACTCGAAGCATGACTGCTATCAGGGGAACCAGAGGGTATGTGGCCCCTGAATGGTTCAGAAGCTTACCTATCACAGTCAAGGTTGATGTTTACAGCTATGGCATTTTGTTGTTAGAGATTATTTTCTGCCGGAAGCATTTTGTAGAAGTGGCAGACAATGAAGATGAAATGATACTAGCTGATTGGGCATATGATTGCTATATGCAAAAGAAGCTGCACTGGCTCTTCAAGAATGATGAGGAGGAAATCAATGACATCAACGAGATGGAGAAGTATGTGATGATTGCAATATGGTGCATTCAGGAGGATCCATCACTCAGACCCACCATGAAGAAAGTCACACTGATGCTTGAAGGAACTGTTGAAGTCTCAGCTCCACCTCCTCTTTCATAA